A genomic segment from Clostridium pasteurianum BC1 encodes:
- the lon gene encoding endopeptidase La: MSNNNIKILPLIPLRGIIIFPYMVMHFDVGREKSILALEEAMVNEQEIFLVAQKEAKTESPEEKDIYSIGTICTVKQLLKLPGNTVRVLVEGDRRAKISEYIEKEPFFKVTLEEIENTHLLEEEKVQALIRLVKESFSTYINLSGAVPNDALIPLDNIEDPGRFADIVCSYLMIKQEKKQEMLDAINPMDRLEKVLEILENEVDILEVEKEIGNKVREKIDKSQKDYYLREQIKIMQEELGEEDEDKKEQKKYKSKITKSKLPKEVKEKALYELNKLKNSGSYSSEGGAVRNYLDWILDLPWSVKTKDYLDIKKAREILNKEHYGLNDVKDRIIEYLAVKKMSKSLKGPILCLVGPPGVGKTSIAKSIAHALNKNFVRMSLGGVNDEAEIRGHRRTYIGAIPGRIIYSMKKAKSQNPLFLLDEIDKMGEGYKGDPADALLEVLDSEQNNTFRDHYLELDFDLSEVMFVTTANTLDTIPIPLLDRMEIIEVSGYTSEEKFHIAKDYLIPKQLEEHSVEADKLIFSDNSIYYIVDNYTRESGVRNLERKIASVIRKSIADMVENDKGDMNITITLVKKYLGSDIYTFDKVDKEDKVGIVTGMAWTGYGGDTLPVEVAVMPGSGKLSLTGQLGDIMKESAEAGFSYVRTNANKYEINEKFYKEKDLHIHVPEGAVPKDGPSAGVTMITAMVSALTNRKVRHNVAMTGEITLTGRVLPIGGLKEKSLAAYRAGIDTVIIPKDNKKDLKDVPKSVKSKISFILADRIEDVIKNALVGETNGNKTS, encoded by the coding sequence TACATGGTAATGCATTTTGATGTTGGTAGAGAAAAGTCAATACTTGCTTTAGAAGAAGCTATGGTAAATGAACAAGAAATATTTTTAGTGGCTCAAAAAGAAGCAAAGACTGAATCTCCAGAAGAAAAAGATATATATTCAATTGGTACTATTTGTACTGTTAAGCAGCTGTTAAAGCTACCTGGTAATACTGTAAGAGTATTAGTTGAAGGAGATAGAAGGGCAAAAATTAGTGAGTATATTGAGAAGGAACCATTCTTTAAAGTTACATTAGAAGAAATTGAAAATACACATTTATTAGAGGAGGAAAAAGTTCAAGCTTTAATAAGATTAGTGAAAGAAAGCTTTAGTACGTATATAAATCTTTCCGGTGCAGTACCTAACGATGCATTGATACCACTGGATAATATTGAAGATCCAGGAAGATTTGCAGATATAGTGTGTTCTTACTTAATGATAAAGCAAGAAAAGAAGCAAGAGATGCTAGATGCAATTAATCCTATGGATAGATTGGAAAAAGTACTGGAAATCCTAGAAAACGAAGTAGATATACTTGAAGTGGAAAAAGAGATAGGGAATAAAGTTAGAGAAAAAATAGATAAATCTCAAAAGGATTATTATTTGAGAGAGCAAATTAAAATTATGCAGGAAGAATTAGGAGAAGAAGACGAAGATAAAAAAGAACAAAAGAAATATAAATCTAAAATAACTAAAAGCAAGCTTCCTAAAGAGGTTAAAGAAAAAGCGTTATATGAATTAAATAAACTAAAGAATTCTGGAAGCTATTCTTCGGAGGGCGGAGCCGTAAGAAATTATCTTGATTGGATTTTAGATTTACCATGGAGCGTAAAAACAAAGGATTATCTTGACATAAAGAAGGCAAGAGAGATTCTTAATAAAGAACATTATGGACTTAATGATGTTAAAGATAGAATTATTGAGTATCTTGCAGTTAAAAAAATGAGCAAGTCCCTGAAGGGTCCAATACTTTGTCTTGTAGGACCACCAGGAGTGGGAAAAACTTCTATTGCTAAATCCATAGCCCACGCATTAAATAAAAATTTTGTTAGAATGTCTCTTGGTGGGGTAAATGATGAAGCAGAAATAAGAGGACATAGAAGAACATATATAGGTGCTATTCCGGGCAGGATAATATACAGTATGAAAAAGGCAAAGTCACAAAATCCTCTTTTCCTCTTGGATGAAATAGATAAAATGGGAGAAGGATATAAAGGGGATCCAGCAGATGCGCTTTTAGAAGTATTGGATAGTGAACAAAATAATACTTTTAGAGACCATTATTTAGAATTGGATTTTGATTTGTCAGAAGTTATGTTTGTAACTACTGCTAACACCTTAGATACAATCCCAATTCCACTTTTGGACAGAATGGAGATAATAGAAGTTTCAGGTTATACTTCAGAAGAAAAATTCCATATAGCTAAAGATTATTTAATACCAAAACAATTGGAAGAACATTCTGTAGAGGCTGATAAACTTATTTTTAGCGATAATAGTATTTATTATATAGTAGATAATTATACTAGAGAATCTGGAGTAAGAAATCTTGAGAGAAAGATTGCTTCAGTAATAAGAAAATCTATTGCAGACATGGTAGAGAATGATAAAGGTGATATGAATATAACTATAACACTTGTTAAGAAATATTTAGGATCAGATATATATACTTTTGATAAGGTAGATAAGGAAGATAAAGTGGGTATAGTTACTGGTATGGCTTGGACTGGCTATGGTGGAGATACTTTGCCTGTAGAAGTGGCAGTAATGCCTGGAAGCGGGAAATTGTCACTTACAGGGCAATTGGGTGATATTATGAAAGAATCTGCGGAAGCTGGCTTTAGTTATGTAAGAACTAATGCAAACAAATATGAAATTAATGAAAAATTTTATAAAGAAAAGGATCTGCACATCCATGTACCAGAGGGAGCAGTACCTAAAGATGGACCTTCAGCTGGTGTAACAATGATAACTGCTATGGTATCTGCTTTAACCAATAGAAAAGTAAGACATAATGTAGCTATGACTGGAGAAATTACGCTTACAGGAAGAGTTCTTCCTATTGGTGGACTTAAAGAAAAGTCATTGGCTGCTTATAGGGCTGGTATAGACACTGTTATAATTCCAAAGGATAATAAAAAGGACTTAAAGGATGTACCTAAGTCTGTAAAAAGTAAAATTAGCTTTATACTAGCAGATAGAATTGAAGATGTAATAAAAAATGCATTGGTTGGTGAAACAAATGGAAATAAAACAAGCTGA
- the yihA gene encoding ribosome biogenesis GTP-binding protein YihA/YsxC gives MEIKQAEFIISAVKREQFPKDELPEVAFVGRSNVGKSSIINALTNRRKLVKVSGTPGKTRLVNFFLINNNSYFVDLPGYGYAKISKEQKKDWGKMIETYLQGREVLRRVILLLDCRRIPNEDDMLMYNWIKHYGYDCMIICTKSDKLNKSELAKSERTIRKTLNLKESEKISFYSSLKKVGGEELLDKIFYEVL, from the coding sequence ATGGAAATAAAACAAGCTGAATTCATAATTTCGGCTGTAAAGAGGGAACAATTTCCTAAAGATGAGCTGCCAGAGGTAGCCTTTGTAGGAAGATCAAATGTTGGGAAATCTTCTATAATAAATGCACTTACTAATAGAAGGAAATTAGTTAAGGTAAGTGGTACTCCGGGAAAGACTAGGTTGGTCAATTTTTTTCTCATAAATAATAATTCATATTTTGTAGATTTACCTGGGTATGGTTATGCAAAAATATCTAAAGAGCAAAAGAAAGACTGGGGTAAGATGATTGAAACTTATTTACAGGGTAGAGAAGTACTTAGAAGAGTAATACTTCTATTAGACTGTAGAAGAATTCCCAATGAAGATGATATGCTTATGTATAACTGGATTAAGCATTATGGGTACGATTGTATGATAATATGTACTAAAAGTGATAAATTAAACAAAAGTGAATTGGCTAAAAGTGAAAGGACTATAAGGAAAACTCTAAACCTTAAAGAAAGTGAAAAAATAAGCTTTTATTCTTCACTCAAAAAAGTTGGAGGGGAAGAATTACTGGATAAAATTTTTTATGAAGTTCTATAA
- a CDS encoding Fur family transcriptional regulator: MNSITNIFREKKLKLTPQRIAVYRYLQSTKEHPSAETIYKALQTDYPTMSLATVYKALKTLTEVNLVIELNVGEGNFRYDSNVYPHPHIQCISCGKVDDVENVSFSDLNSKISEFTDYEVLTNKVYFYGVCKDCKDKAITLED; this comes from the coding sequence ATGAACAGCATAACAAATATATTTAGAGAAAAAAAATTGAAATTAACGCCTCAACGTATAGCCGTATATAGATATTTACAGTCAACCAAGGAGCATCCTTCTGCTGAGACTATATACAAAGCACTGCAAACAGATTATCCAACTATGAGTTTAGCTACCGTTTATAAAGCACTTAAAACACTTACAGAAGTAAATTTAGTTATTGAACTAAATGTTGGCGAAGGAAATTTCAGATATGACAGTAACGTTTATCCTCATCCGCACATACAATGTATATCCTGTGGTAAAGTTGATGACGTGGAAAATGTGTCTTTTTCGGATTTAAATAGCAAAATCAGTGAATTCACTGACTATGAAGTTTTAACAAATAAAGTTTATTTTTATGGTGTTTGTAAGGATTGCAAGGATAAAGCTATTACTCTAGAAGATTAA
- a CDS encoding PhoH family protein: MKRTYVLDTNVILYSPGAITSFADNDVVIPEVVLEELDSFKKDKSDLGANARHAARILDKLRKEGNINKGINLPGGGKLRVEMNHHDTIIPESWDKSKPDNRIVQVCKALKEQGEDVYLISKDIFERIKGDCVGVNVEDFYEKLVPEYDSQYTGRIDVYVPSEKLQYFFKNKYLDSDKLLSYSYEEEKYYKPQLYINQFVIIHSMDNDKQTALGRFDGKMVTSLKFTEMKPLGLTTRNVGQKFMLEALYTDADKAPLVIIKGPAGTAKTLFSLAAGLYKILEDGNEEYRRILVCRPNVTMDEDIGYLPGSEQDKISPFMRPIFDNLEILVDSDENERYKNEGELNDKVKELFDRRIITTEAVAFLRGRSILKNWVIVDEAQNLSPKQVKAIITRVGEGTKLILIGDPDQIDQPFLDSRSNGLCYAAEKMKGSKICYQITLKFDECERSPLAFEASKRL; encoded by the coding sequence TTGAAACGTACTTATGTATTGGATACAAATGTTATTCTATATTCTCCAGGAGCAATAACTTCTTTTGCAGATAATGATGTGGTTATTCCGGAGGTAGTTCTTGAGGAATTAGATTCTTTTAAAAAAGATAAGAGTGATTTAGGAGCCAATGCAAGACATGCTGCAAGAATATTGGATAAATTGAGAAAAGAGGGTAATATAAATAAAGGCATAAATCTCCCTGGTGGAGGTAAACTTAGAGTGGAAATGAATCATCATGATACGATAATACCTGAAAGTTGGGATAAATCTAAGCCTGATAATAGAATAGTACAGGTATGCAAAGCTCTTAAAGAGCAAGGTGAGGATGTTTACCTAATTAGCAAGGATATATTTGAAAGAATAAAAGGAGATTGTGTAGGAGTAAATGTAGAAGATTTTTACGAAAAGTTAGTACCTGAATATGATAGCCAATATACAGGGAGAATTGATGTGTATGTACCTTCAGAAAAATTGCAGTATTTCTTTAAAAATAAGTATTTGGACTCAGATAAGCTCTTAAGTTATTCCTATGAGGAAGAGAAATATTATAAGCCTCAATTATATATAAATCAATTTGTTATAATTCACTCAATGGATAATGACAAACAAACAGCTCTTGGAAGATTCGATGGCAAAATGGTGACTTCCCTTAAATTTACGGAAATGAAACCCTTAGGACTTACTACTAGAAATGTGGGACAAAAGTTTATGCTGGAAGCTTTGTACACTGATGCAGATAAGGCTCCACTGGTAATAATAAAGGGACCTGCTGGAACGGCTAAAACTTTATTTTCTTTAGCAGCAGGATTATATAAAATATTAGAAGATGGTAATGAAGAATATAGAAGAATTCTTGTATGCCGACCTAATGTAACTATGGATGAAGATATAGGATACTTACCAGGATCGGAACAAGATAAAATATCTCCTTTTATGAGACCTATTTTTGATAACCTAGAGATACTTGTAGATTCAGACGAAAATGAAAGATATAAAAATGAAGGAGAACTAAATGATAAGGTAAAGGAACTTTTTGATAGGAGGATAATAACTACGGAAGCAGTGGCGTTTCTTAGAGGTAGATCTATACTGAAAAATTGGGTTATAGTAGATGAAGCACAAAACTTATCACCAAAACAGGTTAAAGCTATAATTACAAGAGTAGGTGAAGGAACTAAACTTATACTAATTGGAGATCCAGATCAAATTGATCAGCCATTTTTGGATTCAAGGTCTAATGGACTTTGTTATGCGGCGGAAAAGATGAAGGGGAGTAAAATATGTTATCAGATTACATTAAAATTTGATGAATGTGAAAGATCTCCACTTGCTTTTGAAGCATCGAAAAGGTTATAG
- a CDS encoding phosphodiester glycosidase family protein: protein MKNGISNESNLRRNRNGAKKVKRSKILIYFIIFQLIFGIATAPLIVFYGPFSTLKKMIVGQAMSTMSHQYIATFFLSQKQINDILYSNSTGNSTAGPIGSLAEDLNKIKIGNHDNTIELEKIDGKKFTGLMLVVHDPTRVKIGYSSQLGTVGQTTSQIAKNNNAIAAINGGGFQDKANNSTATWTGTGALPTGIIISGGKLIYPTDNIDYNVKRIGVAGITRDGQLIVGDHSINELLKAGVTEAICFGPTLIVNGTIQTRDSQGRPIDSQGANPRTAIGQRADGSILLLTIDGRQGLQMGATIGDVQKVMKDQGALNAVNLDGGASTTLYYNGSVQNNPSDKFGERPIPTAVYVR from the coding sequence ATGAAGAATGGAATTAGTAATGAATCAAATTTAAGAAGAAATAGAAATGGGGCTAAGAAGGTTAAAAGGTCAAAAATTTTAATATACTTTATAATTTTTCAACTCATTTTTGGTATTGCTACAGCACCCTTAATAGTTTTTTATGGCCCCTTTTCTACATTGAAAAAGATGATCGTAGGGCAGGCTATGAGTACCATGAGTCATCAATATATTGCCACATTTTTTTTATCACAAAAACAGATTAATGATATATTGTATAGCAATAGTACTGGCAATAGCACTGCTGGACCCATTGGTTCACTAGCAGAGGATTTAAACAAGATAAAAATTGGAAATCATGATAATACTATAGAATTAGAAAAGATTGATGGAAAAAAATTTACAGGATTAATGTTAGTAGTTCATGATCCAACAAGAGTTAAAATTGGATATTCATCACAGCTTGGGACTGTAGGTCAAACAACCAGTCAGATAGCAAAGAATAACAATGCAATAGCAGCGATAAATGGAGGTGGATTCCAAGATAAAGCTAATAATTCTACGGCTACATGGACGGGAACAGGGGCTTTGCCAACGGGCATAATAATTTCTGGTGGAAAGCTTATTTATCCAACCGATAATATAGATTACAATGTAAAAAGGATAGGAGTGGCTGGAATTACTAGAGATGGGCAGTTAATAGTTGGTGATCATAGTATTAATGAATTATTAAAAGCTGGAGTTACAGAAGCTATATGCTTTGGACCTACGCTTATAGTAAATGGAACAATTCAGACTAGAGATAGTCAAGGAAGACCAATAGATAGTCAAGGAGCTAATCCGAGAACGGCTATAGGACAAAGGGCTGATGGCTCCATACTTCTTCTTACCATCGATGGAAGGCAGGGACTTCAAATGGGAGCTACTATTGGAGATGTACAAAAAGTTATGAAGGATCAGGGAGCATTAAACGCAGTTAATCTTGATGGAGGAGCCTCAACTACTTTATATTACAATGGAAGTGTTCAGAACAATCCAAGTGATAAATTTGGTGAGAGACCAATACCTACTGCTGTGTACGTAAGATAG
- a CDS encoding phosphodiester glycosidase family protein, producing MSHSKLEKGAKYQNKNKFGKFKYSILFILFEIVFTITTLVFIVLYGPFINVKKTVVGALMTSGRHQYVARWFLSDADINKLTNTDLAHQKLGESTEKINVNEINVEHKNDTNIERYDVDGKKFKGYMLVIHDPTRVKVGYTKNLGKEGQCTSVIAQENNAIAAINGGGFSDESTSGNSKYTGTGGKPIGILMSKGKIISNNSGDLSQKVPTLGIDANGKLLVGNYSIQDLEANNVTDAISFGPVLVLNGNPQVITEEGGIAPRTAVGQRKDGAMLLLVIDGRQLKSAGATYEDVRTAMLQYGAVNAINLDGGSSTTMYYNGDVINNPCDAVGERYVPSVVYVEN from the coding sequence ATGTCTCATTCCAAATTAGAAAAAGGAGCCAAATACCAAAATAAAAATAAGTTTGGTAAATTCAAATATTCTATATTGTTTATTTTATTTGAAATTGTTTTTACAATTACTACCTTAGTGTTTATAGTACTTTATGGTCCCTTTATAAATGTTAAAAAGACGGTTGTAGGTGCACTCATGACCTCTGGCAGGCATCAGTATGTAGCAAGATGGTTTTTGTCAGATGCTGATATAAATAAATTGACTAATACTGATTTAGCTCATCAGAAGTTAGGGGAGAGTACAGAAAAGATAAATGTAAATGAAATAAATGTGGAGCATAAAAATGATACTAATATCGAGAGATATGATGTGGATGGTAAAAAGTTTAAAGGGTACATGCTAGTTATACATGATCCAACTAGAGTTAAAGTTGGTTATACAAAAAATCTTGGAAAAGAGGGACAGTGTACCAGTGTAATTGCACAGGAAAATAACGCTATAGCAGCTATAAATGGAGGAGGCTTCAGTGATGAATCCACTTCTGGAAATTCCAAGTATACTGGTACTGGAGGAAAACCTATAGGTATTTTAATGTCTAAAGGTAAGATTATATCAAATAATTCTGGAGATTTATCACAAAAAGTACCAACTTTAGGTATTGATGCTAATGGAAAATTGTTAGTTGGAAACTATAGTATTCAGGATTTGGAAGCAAATAATGTTACAGATGCTATTTCTTTTGGACCTGTGCTTGTTCTAAATGGTAATCCGCAGGTGATTACTGAAGAGGGAGGTATTGCTCCAAGAACAGCTGTAGGTCAAAGAAAAGATGGAGCTATGCTTCTATTGGTTATAGATGGGAGGCAGTTAAAAAGTGCTGGCGCTACCTATGAAGATGTTAGAACAGCTATGCTGCAATATGGAGCTGTAAATGCTATAAACTTAGATGGCGGTTCTTCAACTACAATGTATTATAACGGGGATGTTATAAATAATCCTTGTGATGCTGTTGGTGAAAGATATGTACCTTCAGTTGTCTATGTTGAGAACTAG
- a CDS encoding site-2 protease family protein, with the protein MFDSTRVLSIILSIPGILIAFTFHEYAHAFVADKLGDKTPKFQGRLTLNPIAHIDPIGFILILILGFGWAKPVQTNPSAYKHYYKDDLKVSIAGPLANLAVGFVFAFIAIILSKVLTGNSPIAVIIITIASITSQLNCMLFLLNLLPIPGFDGFHILRDLFPRAFYNVADSMYRYQLIIFMVLVIPIGGRSILSYIIGAPSNAIYGMFERLAFTVVGF; encoded by the coding sequence TTGTTTGATTCAACAAGAGTTTTATCTATAATATTATCTATACCGGGGATTTTAATAGCTTTTACCTTTCATGAGTATGCACATGCTTTTGTTGCAGATAAATTAGGTGATAAAACTCCTAAATTTCAAGGTAGACTTACTTTAAATCCTATAGCTCACATAGATCCAATAGGATTTATATTGATTCTAATTTTAGGTTTTGGATGGGCTAAGCCAGTTCAAACTAATCCTAGTGCTTATAAGCACTACTACAAAGATGATCTTAAAGTTTCTATTGCTGGGCCCTTGGCCAATTTAGCAGTTGGATTTGTATTTGCTTTTATCGCCATAATACTTTCAAAGGTATTAACAGGTAATTCACCTATAGCTGTTATTATAATAACCATAGCCAGTATTACATCACAGTTAAATTGTATGCTGTTCTTATTAAATTTGTTACCAATACCTGGTTTTGATGGATTCCATATTTTAAGGGATCTATTTCCTAGAGCCTTTTACAATGTGGCAGATTCTATGTATAGGTATCAATTAATTATATTTATGGTTTTGGTAATACCAATAGGAGGACGTTCTATATTATCTTATATTATAGGGGCACCATCTAATGCTATATATGGCATGTTTGAAAGACTGGCTTTCACAGTTGTGGGTTTTTAA
- the trmB gene encoding tRNA (guanosine(46)-N7)-methyltransferase TrmB: MRLRKKWWARPEMEESSLVITEPREYKGRWKDVFNNGNEIYLELGCGRGEFITKNAMANPDKNYIAIDLKDEVLVCVLRKVKEAELTNVRIIPLEIAFITEIFDENEISRIYINFCNPWPKDRHNKRRLTHIRFLEKYKQFIKPGTEIWFKTDNRELFDASLEYMTNCDFELLFYTYDLHSSDFQQNTLTEYENKFVNLGMKIMFLKAKLK; the protein is encoded by the coding sequence ATGCGACTTAGGAAAAAATGGTGGGCTAGACCGGAGATGGAAGAAAGTTCTTTAGTTATAACAGAGCCCAGAGAATATAAGGGCAGGTGGAAAGATGTATTTAATAATGGTAATGAAATATATCTAGAACTTGGCTGTGGTAGGGGAGAGTTTATTACTAAGAATGCAATGGCTAATCCAGATAAAAACTACATAGCAATAGATTTAAAGGATGAAGTACTAGTATGTGTACTTAGAAAGGTTAAGGAAGCTGAGCTTACCAACGTGAGAATAATTCCTTTGGAGATAGCCTTTATTACTGAGATTTTTGATGAAAATGAAATCAGTAGAATATATATTAATTTTTGTAATCCATGGCCTAAAGATAGACATAATAAGAGAAGACTTACTCACATAAGATTTTTAGAAAAATATAAACAATTTATTAAGCCTGGTACGGAGATTTGGTTTAAAACAGACAATAGAGAATTGTTTGATGCATCCTTAGAGTATATGACTAATTGTGACTTTGAACTGCTGTTTTACACTTATGACCTGCACAGCAGTGATTTCCAGCAAAATACGTTAACAGAATATGAAAATAAATTTGTTAATCTTGGAATGAAAATCATGTTTTTAAAGGCTAAACTGAAATAG
- a CDS encoding DUF3892 domain-containing protein translates to MPSTFRNSHIIQKVIKNNNDDIIAYKLENGEIIMKEEAVSLASQGLISGVTIESGDGGNENLKIF, encoded by the coding sequence ATGCCATCTACATTTAGAAATTCACATATAATACAAAAGGTTATTAAGAATAATAATGATGATATTATTGCCTATAAGCTTGAAAATGGTGAAATAATAATGAAGGAAGAGGCAGTAAGTTTGGCATCACAGGGGTTAATTAGTGGAGTTACAATTGAATCTGGTGATGGAGGAAACGAAAACTTGAAAATATTTTAG
- the rodA gene encoding rod shape-determining protein RodA encodes MKKWIIDGKLLKQLDLPLIIAALAIAVFGVMNIYSATRASAGTSYLKTQLMFICIAIVICYVILLIDYNIMSNYSEIIYWVGIVLLLATDIQNMSVKGANSWLKLGPLPAIEPAEFFRMALALLLAKKINDMEGNINEPKNLLKLLFYTAIPTVMIIKQPNLGMAIICLCISFAILFISGLNLKIIFGTIALIVPTCIIIWESHILKPYQMARITSFLSPESAQQTTNYQLFNSKIGIGSGELLGKGFLHGTQISGGYVPEAHTDFIFAVVGEEWGLVGAVILLILYAIILYRILKIAKNSKDILGKLICVGTFGGLTFSIYQNIAMTIGLAPISGITLPLMSAGGSSIIANFMALALVLNVSMRKKKINF; translated from the coding sequence TTGAAAAAATGGATTATAGACGGCAAATTATTAAAACAACTTGATCTTCCTTTGATTATTGCAGCACTTGCCATAGCGGTTTTTGGTGTTATGAATATATATAGTGCTACTAGGGCTTCGGCAGGAACTAGCTATTTAAAGACACAACTTATGTTCATATGTATAGCTATAGTAATTTGTTATGTTATATTATTAATTGATTATAATATAATGAGTAATTACTCAGAAATTATATATTGGGTTGGAATAGTTTTATTACTGGCCACAGATATACAGAATATGAGTGTTAAGGGGGCTAATTCTTGGCTTAAATTAGGTCCTCTTCCTGCAATTGAACCAGCAGAATTTTTTAGAATGGCTTTAGCTCTACTTTTAGCAAAGAAGATAAATGATATGGAAGGCAATATAAATGAGCCTAAAAATCTCTTGAAGCTATTATTTTATACTGCAATACCAACAGTAATGATAATTAAACAGCCCAATCTTGGCATGGCAATAATTTGCCTTTGTATATCTTTTGCTATACTGTTTATATCGGGTCTTAATTTAAAGATAATATTTGGAACCATAGCCTTAATTGTTCCTACTTGTATAATAATATGGGAGAGCCATATTTTAAAACCATATCAGATGGCAAGAATAACTTCATTCTTGAGTCCTGAATCTGCGCAACAGACCACAAATTATCAACTTTTTAATTCTAAGATTGGTATTGGTTCAGGAGAACTTTTAGGCAAGGGATTTTTACATGGCACTCAAATATCAGGAGGATATGTTCCAGAAGCACATACAGATTTTATATTTGCAGTAGTTGGTGAGGAGTGGGGCTTAGTTGGAGCTGTTATACTTTTAATTTTATATGCTATAATATTGTACAGAATATTGAAAATTGCTAAAAATTCTAAGGATATTTTGGGTAAACTTATTTGTGTGGGAACGTTTGGTGGACTAACATTTTCCATATATCAAAATATAGCCATGACTATAGGACTAGCACCTATATCAGGAATAACCCTTCCACTTATGAGTGCAGGTGGAAGTTCTATTATAGCAAATTTTATGGCTTTAGCTTTAGTTTTAAATGTAAGCATGAGAAAGAAAAAGATAAATTTTTGA
- the rodA gene encoding rod shape-determining protein RodA, with translation MRKWIIDNRLLRQLDITLIISALIIAIFGVMNIYSVAGISYLRTQIIYIVIAIVICYVILLIDYNMMSNYSEIIYWIGIVLLLATDIQGRSVNGASSWLQLGPLPAIEPAEFFRMALALILAKKVSDMDGEVNNPKGIFKILFYTAIPAIMLYKQPNLGMAIICVCIAVGILFISGLNLKIIFGAIALIIPTCIIIWKANILKPYQMARITSFLHPELTQQTTGYQLTNSKLGIGSGGILGKGFLHGTQVSGGYIPEARTDFIFAAVGEQWGLVGAVILLLIYAIILYRILKIAKNSKDILGRLICIGTFAGLTFSIYQNIAMTIGLAPISGITLPLMSAGGSSIIANFAALALVLNVGMRNKKINF, from the coding sequence TTGAGAAAATGGATTATAGACAATAGATTATTAAGACAACTTGATATTACATTAATTATTTCAGCACTTATTATCGCTATTTTTGGAGTCATGAATATATACAGTGTGGCGGGTATTTCCTATTTGAGAACACAAATTATATATATAGTCATTGCCATAGTGATTTGTTATGTAATATTGTTAATTGATTATAATATGATGAGTAATTATTCAGAAATTATATATTGGATTGGAATAGTTTTACTATTGGCTACAGATATACAGGGTAGAAGTGTTAATGGTGCTAGTTCATGGCTTCAGCTAGGCCCTCTTCCTGCAATTGAACCAGCAGAATTTTTTAGAATGGCATTAGCTCTCATTCTTGCAAAAAAAGTAAGTGATATGGATGGAGAAGTAAATAATCCTAAAGGTATTTTCAAGATACTGTTTTATACTGCAATACCAGCAATTATGCTTTATAAGCAGCCTAATTTAGGAATGGCAATAATTTGTGTTTGCATAGCCGTTGGTATACTTTTCATATCAGGACTTAATTTAAAGATAATATTTGGAGCTATAGCTTTAATTATACCTACTTGTATAATAATATGGAAAGCCAATATTTTAAAACCTTATCAGATGGCAAGAATAACTTCGTTTTTACATCCAGAACTTACACAGCAGACTACCGGGTATCAGTTAACCAATTCTAAACTTGGAATTGGATCTGGTGGAATTTTAGGTAAAGGCTTTTTACATGGAACACAGGTATCAGGAGGTTATATACCAGAAGCACGTACGGATTTTATATTTGCAGCAGTAGGTGAACAATGGGGATTAGTTGGAGCTGTTATTCTTTTACTGATTTACGCTATAATACTTTATCGAATATTAAAAATAGCTAAAAATTCTAAAGACATTTTAGGTAGGCTTATTTGTATAGGAACTTTTGCAGGATTGACATTTTCAATATATCAGAATATAGCTATGACTATAGGACTAGCACCTATCTCGGGAATAACACTGCCACTTATGAGTGCTGGAGGAAGTTCTATTATAGCAAACTTTGCAGCTTTAGCCTTAGTATTAAATGTAGGTATGAGAAATAAGAAGATAAATTTTTAA